From a single Brassica oleracea var. oleracea cultivar TO1000 chromosome C5, BOL, whole genome shotgun sequence genomic region:
- the LOC106292501 gene encoding proline-rich protein 3, with protein sequence MAQMITTLVLLIEILFLLNYVSQIATTAAANDGDVIHVTGKVMCQDCTLNYDQWINGSEPIKGAVVSITCMDERERVRYYGSDKTDERGQFDLIVDKVLYGGKNLKPHLCNVRLVSPADQSCGIPTDFGNGQTGEKLVQPFMVFKDLVKFVVGPFYYTTPMCDTPKYENNY encoded by the exons ATGGCGCAGATGATCACGACACTGGTTCTGCTCATAGAGATACTGTTTCTGTTAAATTATGTGAGTCAAATAGCCACGACCGCAGCAGCTAACGACGGAGATGTGATTCACGTCACCGGGAAAGTGATGTGCCAAGATTGCACTCTTAACTACGACCAATGGATCAACGGCTCTGAACCCATCAAAG GGGCTGTGGTATCAATCACATGTATGGACGAGAGGGAAAGAGTGAGATACTATGGCAGCGACAAAACCGATGAAAGAGGCCAGTTCGATCTTATCGTCGACAAAGTCCTCTACGGCGGAAAGAATCTCAAGCCTCATCTTTGTAATGTCCGGCTCGTGTCTCCTGCTGACCAATCATGTGGTATTCCGACCGATTTTGGTAATGGTCAAACCGGAGAGAAGCTAGTTCAGCCGTTCATGGTTTTCAAGGATCTGGTGAAGTTTGTAGTTGGGCCATTTTATTATACCACCCCCATGTGTGACACCCCTAAATATGAAAACAACTACTAG